In a genomic window of Streptomyces pristinaespiralis:
- a CDS encoding WXG100 family type VII secretion target, with the protein MAEPSEGGGVVMPPLGILGLFFGTTDFESKTHEEMLAMVKAANPETLKTLSDQLTDAGKTITEIGEDLRAYIKGVRWEGEAGKAMELWGDQAWKATLQLGTYSTVGGTWIGNAAQTLREVKANLPDKDAAAQANYDAAVKYRNDPDSEDIRREAWSKMTEDHAQAVQQMNKLAQSYSFSTFVISAAEPPTFPPPPGQFVPRADEQRSEYIGTGTGRTSGTERGTGEPYLPASYKEVNEVRPDSPSTVRTETVVPRQDRPVDMGIDSVDTLPPQTQIPQTPVGTPPVGRPETNVLPPVVGIPPMQGGKTTGPASVPPGGSKGFPNARNVVSPSGGGINSRMPRDSGITGGRPVPPSGGRPTGGIPRSNVIGGDSTARGLTGRGMSHMPGMPGGPTGTGQGGAFGGRRLASEGGGMVGGRPPQSGQAGARPFTAGGSGLVRGTPAGGAGAGQVGRTGPAGAGANSSRRRRDDEQGERPDYLSEDEETWQQGSRRIVPPVID; encoded by the coding sequence ATGGCTGAACCGAGCGAGGGCGGCGGAGTGGTCATGCCTCCGCTGGGAATCCTGGGTCTCTTTTTCGGAACCACCGACTTCGAGTCCAAGACGCATGAAGAGATGCTCGCCATGGTCAAGGCGGCGAATCCGGAGACGCTCAAGACTCTGTCCGACCAGCTGACCGACGCGGGAAAGACGATCACCGAGATCGGCGAAGACCTCAGGGCGTACATCAAAGGCGTTCGTTGGGAGGGCGAAGCCGGCAAGGCGATGGAGCTCTGGGGCGATCAGGCATGGAAGGCGACGCTCCAGCTCGGCACGTACAGCACTGTCGGCGGTACGTGGATCGGCAACGCTGCTCAGACACTCCGCGAGGTGAAGGCCAACCTTCCGGATAAGGACGCGGCGGCCCAGGCCAACTACGACGCCGCCGTGAAGTACCGCAACGACCCTGACTCCGAGGACATCAGGCGCGAAGCGTGGTCCAAGATGACCGAGGACCACGCCCAGGCTGTGCAGCAGATGAACAAGCTGGCCCAGTCCTACTCGTTCTCCACGTTCGTGATCAGCGCAGCTGAGCCGCCGACGTTTCCGCCGCCGCCGGGGCAGTTCGTGCCTAGGGCAGACGAGCAGCGGAGTGAGTACATCGGCACGGGAACCGGCCGGACCTCTGGGACCGAGCGGGGCACCGGCGAGCCGTACCTTCCTGCCTCGTACAAAGAGGTGAACGAAGTACGTCCGGACTCTCCTTCCACGGTTCGCACCGAGACAGTCGTTCCCCGGCAGGACCGTCCCGTGGACATGGGAATCGACAGCGTCGATACGCTGCCTCCCCAGACGCAGATTCCCCAGACGCCCGTGGGAACACCTCCCGTCGGCCGGCCGGAAACCAATGTGCTTCCGCCTGTCGTAGGTATCCCGCCGATGCAGGGGGGCAAGACGACCGGGCCCGCCTCCGTACCTCCGGGCGGTTCCAAGGGTTTCCCGAACGCGAGAAACGTGGTGTCGCCGAGCGGTGGGGGCATCAATTCGAGAATGCCTCGAGACAGCGGCATCACCGGTGGTCGCCCCGTTCCGCCCTCCGGCGGTCGGCCGACAGGCGGGATTCCGCGCAGCAACGTCATCGGTGGCGACTCCACCGCTCGAGGGCTTACGGGACGCGGCATGTCGCATATGCCGGGGATGCCCGGCGGCCCTACGGGGACGGGACAGGGTGGTGCTTTCGGCGGCCGTCGTCTGGCTTCGGAGGGCGGTGGCATGGTCGGTGGTCGCCCGCCCCAGTCGGGTCAGGCAGGAGCTCGTCCGTTCACAGCAGGCGGGTCCGGCCTGGTTCGTGGCACGCCTGCCGGTGGCGCTGGTGCCGGTCAGGTGGGACGTACGGGCCCGGCGGGTGCGGGAGCCAACAGCAGCCGTCGGCGTCGGGATGACGAGCAAGGAGAGCGCCCCGACTACCTGTCAGAGGACGAAGAGACCTGGCAGCAGGGCAGTCGGCGGATTGTTCCTCCCGTAATCGACTGA
- the mycP gene encoding type VII secretion-associated serine protease mycosin: protein MHTSSRHKARLGRVISATLGLLLVGVAATPSHAESIRSMQWHLDAMQAEEMWKSSTGKGVTVAVIDTGVDPTVPDLRGQVLDGRDFSPEAGTSADDVDGHGTGIAALIAGTGKGKGAYGLAPDAKILPVRLWKVSGEQMGMEEEKSLAAAIRYAADSSAKVINMSIGGPMHSETVTEAVRYALTKDKLLFASVGNYGSAVGYPAATPGVVGVGAVDKETNKTDESSVGPKVDLVAPGIDMVGACTGGTGVCKSHGTSGATALASASAALIWSQHPEWTNNQVLRVMLNTAGGPRSGNKRNDSIGYGVVRPRIALKSPGDPGPADEYPLPDLAEAAAPSSAPSPDASEPAAGSEDSKEKPAVAAPASEDESNSGLWIGLGVAAALLIGAAIGIPVVRARRG from the coding sequence ATGCACACCAGTAGCCGTCACAAGGCCCGGCTCGGCCGCGTGATTTCAGCCACCTTGGGACTGCTGCTGGTGGGCGTCGCAGCAACGCCCTCGCATGCGGAGTCGATTCGCTCGATGCAATGGCACTTGGACGCCATGCAGGCCGAGGAGATGTGGAAGTCGAGTACCGGCAAGGGCGTCACTGTGGCTGTGATCGACACCGGTGTTGATCCCACTGTTCCGGACCTACGTGGTCAGGTACTCGACGGGCGTGACTTCTCACCCGAAGCCGGTACATCGGCCGACGACGTCGATGGGCATGGGACCGGCATTGCCGCCCTGATTGCCGGCACGGGCAAGGGGAAAGGGGCATACGGCCTGGCCCCGGATGCCAAGATTCTTCCTGTTCGCCTCTGGAAGGTGAGTGGCGAACAGATGGGCATGGAGGAGGAAAAGTCCCTGGCCGCAGCTATCCGTTACGCTGCCGATTCCTCCGCCAAGGTGATCAACATGTCCATCGGTGGGCCGATGCACTCAGAGACCGTCACCGAAGCCGTCCGATACGCCCTGACCAAGGACAAGCTTCTCTTCGCTTCTGTGGGTAACTACGGAAGCGCCGTCGGGTACCCGGCAGCGACGCCCGGGGTAGTGGGCGTCGGTGCTGTGGACAAGGAGACCAATAAGACCGATGAGTCGTCGGTCGGGCCAAAGGTCGACCTTGTTGCTCCTGGTATCGACATGGTGGGCGCCTGCACGGGGGGCACCGGCGTCTGCAAATCCCACGGAACGAGTGGGGCCACAGCTCTCGCCTCCGCCTCCGCCGCCCTCATCTGGTCCCAGCACCCCGAGTGGACGAACAACCAGGTCCTGCGCGTCATGCTCAACACCGCGGGCGGTCCTCGGAGCGGCAACAAGCGCAACGACTCGATCGGTTACGGCGTCGTCCGCCCCCGCATCGCGCTCAAGTCACCCGGAGACCCCGGCCCTGCCGACGAGTACCCGCTGCCCGACCTCGCCGAGGCCGCTGCTCCGTCCTCGGCACCGTCACCCGACGCGTCGGAGCCCGCTGCCGGCAGCGAGGACAGCAAGGAAAAGCCGGCCGTGGCCGCTCCCGCGTCCGAGGACGAGAGCAACTCGGGCCTGTGGATCGGGCTGGGGGTTGCCGCGGCGCTGCTCATCGGAGCAGCGATCGGCATTCCCGTGGTCCGAGCACGTCGAGGCTGA